In Candidatus Bathyarchaeota archaeon, the DNA window GAGCAGCATCTTCCTCTAATCCTAAATGTTGTATTGGTACTTCTAATTCACCAATTTTTATGCATCCATTTAGCGCAACAACACAGGTTCTTTGAAATCCAGTAGTATTTGAGCCATCTATTACGATCTTTCGCATAACATGAATTTCATCGACTGGCTCAGCGTTGAGTAATAATGCAATAACTAGAGCTACATCAACAGCTTCCTGATTTAAATCATGTGGAGGCTCTTCATCCAATTCAACTAAGCATGAAGTACCTGGCGGACTTTCATAGACAATATTCTTACCTTTCCCAAATTCAAATAGAGCTGCCTGATCCACTTCACCCATTTCGCTCTGAGTGGGTCTTAATTTTCTGAGGACAGTAAAATCAGGGTCCTCATCCGATATTTTATTCGGACAATTACAGAACAACTTTTTTGAGGTATCTAGTTGTTGATGTATTTCTAGACCTACTTTGAGCCCAATTTTTTTGTAGTCCAAGTCTTGCATTTTATGAACTTCCAATAGGTTGCTGAGAAAATTCCCAAGCCATATTTTTCAACATTATCTTTTTTACTTCATCTTTATTTTTTGTTTGGCCGAAAGCCCACATCATTTTTACTAGAGCAGTCTCGGACAACATATCATCTAAAGGAAAAATACCTAAGGCCGATAAATCTCTACCTGTATAATATACATTCATATTAACCCGGCCCCATATGCACTGCGATGTCATTCCGATAAGCAATCCATTATCTATAGCTTTTTTAATAGCTTCATGTGTATATGCGCCTGCATGACCAAGACCAGTACCTTCAATTATTATACCCAAATATTCTTTTTTAATAGCCCAATCGATTATCTTGAGGTCTATCCCGGGGTAGAACTTTAAAAGCATCACCTTATCATTGAAATTTGGATTAAACTGAATTTTATTTGAAGGTTCTCTTTTAAAATACTCATCCTCATTTATGGTCAAACTTTTTTGATCCGCATCAAATCTAGCGAAAATTGGTGAATTTATTGTTCTAAAAGCATCTCTACCGCTAGTGTGACATTTTCTGACCCTTGTCCCCCTATGTATAGATATAAATTCATCAGCTTTGGTTTCATGCATTGCAATAACTATTTCTGCAAAAGGAGCGCTTTTAGCTACGGTTACTGCTGAGATCAGGTTAGAAGCAGCATCTGAACTAGGTCTATCAGATGAGCGTTGCGAACCTACTAGTACTACAGGAATTGGTAAATTTTGTAAAGCGAAACTCAAAGCAGCGGATGAATATGCCATTGTATCTGTTCCATGACCAATGACTATGCCTTTTACTCCTTTCTTAGTTTCATCTTTTATAGCATTTGCTATATCCGTCCAATGTTTAGGCTCTAAATTTTCACTAAATTCTTTGTATAGTATTCTGGTTTCAATAGATGCAATTTTTGAGAGTTCAGGTACTGCAGCGTAAAGATCTTTTGCAGATAAGGCTGGTTCAACAGCCCCGGTGCGATAATCTACACGACTTGCTATTGTACCACCAGTACTAATTATTGTAACTTTTTCCAATTTCTTATTCACCGGCTCTGAAATAGAATATTTGAATTTAGGTTTGCTTCCTCTTTCTATCAAGCTTACCTTTGTAAATTGGTCAATTGCAACTCCGATATTATAACCACTCTTCATTTTCATCAAAATATGCTTAGCATCTGAGTATTCGCTACGAGGTAGGAGTATCCCTTCGTATGTCTCATTTTTCTTTTTAATCTGGATTAAATCTCCAATAGATACTTTTGCTTTCTTCAATAATTCAAAAATAGTACCGTGATATCCTTCAATATCAGATTCGTGCATTGAATTGACCTACTTTAAATTAATTCCAATTATCCTGTAAGATAACCTATCTTAGTATTTTGGACATATATGGTCCATCGTGTCTATATCCAAACTTCATGAAATATTTCTTTACCCCTAAGGCGCTCATAGCTAATATTTTTTCTCTATCAAATTTTT includes these proteins:
- the gatD gene encoding Glu-tRNA(Gln) amidotransferase subunit GatD — translated: MHESDIEGYHGTIFELLKKAKVSIGDLIQIKKKNETYEGILLPRSEYSDAKHILMKMKSGYNIGVAIDQFTKVSLIERGSKPKFKYSISEPVNKKLEKVTIISTGGTIASRVDYRTGAVEPALSAKDLYAAVPELSKIASIETRILYKEFSENLEPKHWTDIANAIKDETKKGVKGIVIGHGTDTMAYSSAALSFALQNLPIPVVLVGSQRSSDRPSSDAASNLISAVTVAKSAPFAEIVIAMHETKADEFISIHRGTRVRKCHTSGRDAFRTINSPIFARFDADQKSLTINEDEYFKREPSNKIQFNPNFNDKVMLLKFYPGIDLKIIDWAIKKEYLGIIIEGTGLGHAGAYTHEAIKKAIDNGLLIGMTSQCIWGRVNMNVYYTGRDLSALGIFPLDDMLSETALVKMMWAFGQTKNKDEVKKIMLKNMAWEFSQQPIGSS